A genome region from Cerasicoccus sp. TK19100 includes the following:
- a CDS encoding metallophosphoesterase: protein MALPPKYASLEKRLGRALLSERLHRQASHYARLSHQGEGAFKLEKYIPLDRLAELGLTVLGLKGRARRNIHAHEIVEQIWHLPRLPKAFDGFRLLQLTDLHIDIDATLADTIAAKVRETPHDACVFTGDYRNSTDDDYGPSMRLMAPVLEAVSSQRWGILGNHDFIEEVWALEEAGLPVLLNESACLTRGVERLWIAGVDDEHFYGVADFAKARADVPDDDCCVLLCHSPEPHPKAAQHGFDLMLSGHTHGGQLCLPGGRHVVCPVKNLSGAFIKGRWLSGAMPGYTSRGTGSCGIPARLNCPPEITVHVLRCG, encoded by the coding sequence ATGGCGCTGCCGCCGAAATATGCATCGCTGGAGAAGCGGCTGGGGCGGGCATTGCTCAGCGAGCGGTTGCACCGGCAGGCTTCGCATTACGCGCGGCTGTCTCACCAGGGCGAGGGTGCCTTTAAGCTGGAGAAATACATTCCGTTGGATCGCCTCGCCGAGCTAGGGCTGACGGTGCTTGGGCTGAAGGGCCGCGCGCGCCGCAATATTCACGCCCATGAGATAGTCGAACAGATTTGGCACCTGCCGCGCTTGCCCAAGGCGTTTGACGGATTTCGACTGCTGCAACTGACCGATCTGCACATCGATATCGACGCGACTCTGGCTGACACCATCGCCGCCAAGGTGCGCGAGACGCCGCACGATGCCTGCGTGTTTACCGGTGATTACCGCAACTCGACCGACGACGATTACGGCCCGTCAATGCGCTTGATGGCACCCGTGCTGGAGGCGGTGAGTTCGCAGCGCTGGGGCATCCTGGGCAATCATGATTTCATCGAGGAAGTCTGGGCCTTAGAGGAGGCGGGCCTGCCCGTCCTGCTCAATGAATCGGCGTGCCTTACGCGCGGCGTCGAGCGGCTGTGGATCGCGGGCGTGGATGATGAGCATTTTTACGGTGTGGCCGATTTTGCCAAAGCACGCGCGGATGTGCCCGACGACGACTGCTGTGTGCTGCTTTGCCATTCGCCGGAGCCGCACCCGAAGGCCGCGCAACACGGTTTCGACCTGATGCTCAGCGGCCACACCCACGGCGGGCAGCTGTGTTTGCCCGGTGGGCGGCACGTGGTGTGCCCGGTGAAAAACCTGAGTGGCGCGTTCATCAAAGGGCGTTGGCTAAGCGGCGCGATGCCGGGCTACACCTCGCGTGGGACCGGCTCCTGCGGCATACCTGCGCGGCTGAACTGCCCGCCGGAAATTACCGTCCACGTGTTGCGTTGCGGTTGA
- the pyk gene encoding pyruvate kinase, which produces MNISYRHTKIVFTLGPASESEERLEELILAGVDVCRLNMAHASHEWTRDAVRRVRKVCDQVGRHIAIMMDVKGPEIRTGDLPEKIELKEGEIFDFLVKGTIEDNLEEGIRGVTVNYPKFADDVKEGATLLVDSGLVRMKILEVRPGDRVRCEVVIPGPMGNRRHINLPGTHISLPALTEKDRGDIALGVEEGIDFFALSFVREADDLDILRRHLAERGSQARIIAKIEDQTAIANLDSIVIASDAVMVARGDLGIECPYEQLPVIQRRAVNKCIEQKKPVIIATHMLESMIEAPLPTRAEVSDIANAVFEKADAIMLSGETTTGNYPVECVRVMDRISRQIEREMRHDPLSPNVQLKTPKAQMLKASAQLAQDLGAGIVVYSRRGYLAEVLSALRPNYSPIFVFTDEELLFKQLLLLRGVEPFMMEFSDETEATIQKSFTRLKESRHRWAVPGDWMVVITNLIVGERSIDSVQMRQVE; this is translated from the coding sequence ATGAACATAAGCTATCGTCACACGAAAATCGTCTTCACCCTCGGACCCGCCAGCGAGAGCGAGGAGCGTCTGGAAGAACTCATCCTTGCCGGGGTGGACGTCTGCCGTCTCAACATGGCCCACGCCAGCCACGAATGGACACGCGACGCCGTACGCCGCGTTCGCAAGGTGTGTGATCAGGTGGGCCGCCACATCGCCATCATGATGGACGTCAAGGGCCCGGAAATTCGCACCGGCGACCTGCCCGAAAAGATCGAGCTGAAAGAAGGTGAGATTTTCGACTTCCTCGTCAAGGGCACCATCGAGGACAATTTGGAAGAAGGCATTCGCGGCGTGACGGTCAATTACCCGAAGTTTGCCGATGACGTCAAAGAAGGCGCGACGCTCCTCGTCGACAGCGGCCTGGTCCGCATGAAGATCCTCGAAGTCCGCCCGGGCGACCGCGTGCGCTGCGAGGTCGTCATCCCCGGCCCCATGGGCAACCGCCGCCACATCAACCTGCCCGGCACCCACATTAGCCTGCCCGCGCTGACCGAAAAGGACCGCGGGGACATCGCTCTGGGCGTCGAGGAAGGTATCGACTTTTTCGCCCTGTCCTTTGTTCGCGAGGCGGACGACCTGGACATCCTGCGCCGGCATCTCGCCGAGCGCGGCTCCCAGGCCCGCATCATTGCCAAGATCGAGGACCAGACCGCGATCGCGAATTTGGACAGCATCGTCATCGCCTCGGACGCCGTCATGGTCGCCCGTGGAGACCTAGGCATCGAGTGCCCCTACGAGCAGCTCCCGGTCATCCAGCGCCGCGCGGTCAACAAGTGCATCGAGCAGAAGAAGCCCGTCATCATCGCCACGCACATGTTGGAATCAATGATCGAGGCCCCGCTGCCGACCCGCGCCGAAGTGTCGGATATCGCCAACGCTGTCTTCGAAAAAGCCGATGCAATCATGCTCTCCGGCGAGACCACCACGGGCAATTACCCCGTCGAGTGCGTCCGCGTGATGGACCGCATTTCCCGCCAGATCGAGCGCGAAATGCGCCACGATCCGCTGAGCCCAAACGTCCAGCTAAAGACGCCCAAGGCGCAAATGCTCAAGGCTAGCGCCCAGCTTGCGCAAGACCTCGGTGCCGGCATCGTGGTTTATTCGCGCCGCGGTTATCTGGCGGAGGTGCTCAGCGCCCTGCGCCCGAACTACAGCCCGATCTTTGTCTTCACCGATGAGGAATTGCTCTTCAAGCAGCTTCTCCTCCTGCGCGGCGTCGAGCCGTTCATGATGGAATTCTCCGACGAAACCGAGGCCACAATCCAAAAGAGCTTCACCCGCCTCAAGGAAAGCCGCCACCGCTGGGCCGTCCCCGGCGACTGGATGGTCGTCATCACGAACCTCATCGTCGGCGAGCGCTCCATCGACTCCGTCCAAATGCGCCAGGTCGAGTGA
- a CDS encoding response regulator, with protein MSQEKQNDFTESPETVDLRTLVGHNHAVAGATSIAKVQKLFQEHRYSFMAVVDNHQVVGMCSRERIGGLLGSQFGFSIYGKKCIRDVMVPSPEIIAISSPVPQVLERVFSRSSERFYEDALLVDTNRSLIGLIPVDNLVRLQNALISQKIRLLEHSEDKLIRQKQQLEKLTLDLEKANHELESARDLALEGARLKSEFLANMSHEIRTPMNGIVGMVSLLQESELDDEQRQFADTVQRSADALLGIINDILDYSKIEAGKLTVEAEDTPIRELAEECVQLLARQAFDKGVEVILDIAPQVPEWVQIDPLRYRQVINNLLGNAIKFTDEGEICVVLDLYHTPEKGTSLRTLVSDTGIGISSEVQKNLFHAFMQADGSTSRRYGGTGLGLAISRKLAKLMNGELEFSSSKGEGSTFWLDLPLIKSDTEALPTEPLRLIKGLRVLFCDDNARMCEIMGKMLQGIGCQVEIYHDNVAALNRVRSAQEQGKPFDFALIETEQETLSGRDFCDQVRSDQALDAVTIIMVGLMSRRVKSCCENVANIYKPLSPNAVQRLLERYQPDAPAYLTAIAADEEKAEPQHSLRVLIVEDSATNQQVAIEMLEKLNHTVYLAENGLQALEFLRSQTVDCVLMDCQMPEMDGFACTRAIREGFHGVTCRDIPIIALTALAMKGDERKCREAGMSDYLSKPIKIKDLAAALSRIHVRV; from the coding sequence ATGAGCCAGGAAAAGCAGAACGATTTTACGGAGTCGCCGGAAACGGTGGACTTGCGTACGCTCGTGGGGCACAACCACGCAGTGGCCGGGGCGACCAGCATTGCCAAGGTGCAAAAGCTCTTCCAGGAGCACCGCTACAGCTTTATGGCGGTGGTGGACAACCATCAGGTCGTCGGCATGTGCTCGCGGGAACGCATTGGCGGGCTGCTGGGCTCGCAGTTTGGCTTTTCTATCTACGGCAAAAAGTGCATCCGCGACGTAATGGTGCCCTCGCCGGAGATTATTGCGATCTCGTCCCCGGTGCCTCAGGTGCTGGAGCGCGTATTCAGCCGCAGCTCGGAGCGATTTTATGAAGACGCGCTGCTGGTCGACACCAACCGCAGCCTCATCGGCCTCATCCCGGTGGACAACCTTGTGCGTCTGCAAAATGCGCTGATCAGCCAGAAAATCCGCCTGCTTGAGCACAGCGAGGACAAGCTGATCCGCCAAAAGCAGCAGCTCGAAAAGCTGACGCTCGATCTGGAAAAAGCCAACCACGAGCTGGAGTCCGCCCGCGACCTGGCCCTGGAAGGCGCACGCCTGAAGTCAGAATTTTTGGCCAATATGAGCCACGAAATCCGCACGCCGATGAATGGCATCGTGGGCATGGTGAGCCTGTTGCAAGAGTCGGAGCTCGACGACGAGCAGCGCCAGTTTGCCGACACCGTGCAGCGCAGCGCGGACGCCCTGTTGGGCATTATCAACGACATTCTGGACTACTCCAAAATCGAGGCCGGCAAGCTGACCGTTGAGGCTGAAGATACGCCCATCCGCGAGCTCGCCGAAGAGTGTGTGCAGCTCCTGGCGCGCCAGGCGTTCGATAAAGGCGTGGAAGTCATCCTGGATATCGCACCCCAGGTGCCGGAGTGGGTGCAGATCGACCCGCTGCGCTACCGCCAGGTGATCAACAACCTGCTGGGCAACGCGATCAAGTTTACCGATGAGGGCGAGATTTGTGTCGTGCTCGACCTTTATCACACACCGGAAAAGGGCACATCGCTGCGCACGCTGGTGAGTGACACCGGTATTGGGATCAGCTCAGAGGTGCAAAAAAACCTGTTTCACGCCTTCATGCAGGCCGATGGCTCTACGAGCCGTCGCTACGGCGGCACCGGCTTGGGCTTGGCCATTTCCCGCAAGCTGGCCAAGCTGATGAATGGCGAGCTGGAGTTTTCCAGCTCCAAGGGCGAGGGTAGCACTTTCTGGCTCGATTTGCCGCTAATAAAGTCGGATACGGAGGCGCTGCCCACCGAACCGCTGCGCCTGATCAAAGGCCTGCGCGTGCTCTTTTGCGATGACAACGCCCGCATGTGCGAGATTATGGGGAAGATGCTGCAAGGTATTGGCTGTCAGGTAGAAATCTACCATGACAACGTCGCCGCGCTAAACCGTGTTCGCAGCGCGCAAGAGCAGGGTAAGCCGTTTGACTTCGCTCTGATCGAAACCGAGCAGGAGACGCTTTCCGGTCGGGATTTTTGCGACCAGGTACGCAGTGATCAGGCCCTCGACGCGGTGACGATTATCATGGTCGGCCTGATGTCTCGCCGAGTGAAATCCTGCTGCGAGAACGTCGCCAACATTTACAAGCCCTTGAGCCCGAATGCTGTGCAGCGCCTGTTGGAACGCTACCAGCCCGATGCGCCGGCCTATTTGACCGCGATTGCCGCCGACGAGGAGAAGGCAGAGCCGCAGCACAGCCTGCGTGTGCTCATCGTGGAAGACTCCGCGACGAACCAGCAGGTGGCAATCGAGATGCTGGAAAAGCTCAACCACACGGTTTACCTGGCGGAAAACGGCCTGCAAGCCTTGGAGTTTTTACGCAGCCAGACGGTTGATTGCGTCCTGATGGACTGCCAGATGCCGGAGATGGACGGCTTTGCGTGCACCCGCGCGATCCGCGAAGGCTTCCACGGCGTGACCTGCCGGGACATCCCGATTATTGCGCTAACCGCCCTCGCGATGAAGGGCGATGAAAGAAAATGCCGCGAAGCGGGCATGTCCGACTACCTGAGCAAGCCGATCAAAATTAAAGACCTCGCCGCTGCGCTAAGCCGCATTCACGTGCGGGTTTGA